A region from the Deltaproteobacteria bacterium genome encodes:
- the rplL gene encoding 50S ribosomal protein L7/L12, whose product MNKDEFIAMVEGMTVLELHEIVKALEERFGVTAAAPAAAAAAPGAAAPVVEEQTEFDVILTGFGANKIQVIKVVRELTGLGLKEAKDLVEGFPKPVKEAIAKKDAEGMKKKIEDVGGTAEIK is encoded by the coding sequence ATGAACAAGGATGAATTTATCGCGATGGTGGAGGGGATGACCGTTCTCGAGCTGCACGAGATCGTGAAGGCGCTCGAGGAACGGTTCGGCGTGACGGCGGCGGCTCCCGCGGCGGCCGCGGCGGCTCCCGGGGCGGCGGCCCCCGTGGTCGAGGAGCAGACGGAGTTCGACGTCATCCTCACCGGCTTCGGCGCCAACAAGATCCAGGTCATCAAGGTGGTCCGCGAGCTCACCGGCCTGGGCCTCAAGGAGGCCAAGGACTTGGTCGAGGGCTTTCCCAAGCCGGTAAAGGAAGCGATCGCCAAGAAGGACGCCGAGGGGATGAAGAAGAAGATCGAAGATGTCGGCGGAACCGCTGAAATAAAGTAA